AGAGATCACCTTTCCGGAAATTGCCCTCGAGGACCTCAGGGACATCGCGGCTGACCTTTCCGATGTGTCGGTCATCGAGCAGACTCCGGCCATGGAAGGCCGGACGATGCTGATGACCCTGGCGCCGGGTAAGCCGAAAGCTTAGCCGCCTGGGGACGCCAGCCGATGCAGCCCGCGCCGCAGACGAAGGCCGGCGGTCGCGTCAGAGCACAAGCCTCCATCCGGTAGGGGCAGGGAAACACTAAGAGCAAGGAGCAGGATCGTGCCGCGCAAAGCGACCAAGACCGGCAAGTACAAGATCAAGACGCACAAGGCGACCTCCAAGCGCTTCCGCCGAACCGCTGCAGGCAAGCTCATGCGCACCAAGGGCGGCAAGAGCCATCTGCGGCGCCGCAAATCAGCCCGCACCAAGGCCCTGCTGGGCGAGATGATCGCGGTCAAGGGGCGCTCCTACAGGAAGCGCGTGGCGCGCCTGGCCCCCACCCTGTCCAAGTAAGTCCCGAGGCAAGCACGAACGGGACATCGAGATCGAGGCGCGCGGCCGTTGAGTGCATCCAACAGGCAGGGTGATCATTCCCTGCCGGCGCTCAGGGGACCGCAGGAGAGAAGAACGTGGCTCGTGTGAAAGGCGGGATTGTCACCCGCCGTCGGCACAAGAAGGTTCTCCGCATGACCAGGGGCATGTACGGCTCTCGTCACCTGCTCTTCCGCCGCGCCAACGAGGCGATGATGAAGAGCCTGTGGTACGCCTACCGTGATCGCCGTACCCGCAAACGCGATCTGCGGCGCCTGTGGATCGCCCGGATCAACGCCGCCGCCAGGCTGCGAGGAACGACCTACAGCCGCCTGATTCACGACCTGAAGGCAGCCGACATCCGGATTAACCGCAAGATGCTGGCCGACCTGGCCGTGCGCGATCCGGCTACCTTCGCCGCAGTCGTCTCGGCTGCCCAGCCCTGATCCTGCCCGACCGAACCCGTGATGCCACCCCGCCACCGCCGCGGGGCGGCTTCGCGCCGGGAGCACCCCTTCCGTCCGGACTTGATACAATCCTCCTGCCGGCTGGCCAGTGCTGGAGTGAGGCGTGTCCCGCTTGGTAGCCCATCTTGATCTTCCCACTGGACAGCGACTCGAGCTGCGCCAGGGCGATCTCACGCTGGAGTCAGTAGATGCCATCGTCAACGCCGCCAACGCCGGGTTGCAGCATGGGGGTGGGCTGGCCGGCGCCCTTGCCCGCAGGGGCGGACCCATCGTGCAGCTGCAAAGCGATCGATGGCTGGCGGAGAATGGCCCGATCGACCATGAGCGCCCCGCGGTCACCGGCGCAGGCAACCTGCCCTGCCGCTTCTTGATCCATGCCGTCGGCCCCGTTTGGGGTGAGGGCAATGAGGAGGTCCAGCTGGAAGCCGCGGTCCGAACCGCCCTGGAGACTGCCGACCGCCTGGGCGCGGCCAGCGTCGCCCTCCCGGCCATTTCGACCGGAATTTTCGGCTTCCCGGCCGAGCGCGCCGCCCCCGTGCTTCTGAAGCAAGCCGAGCGCACCTTGCAGGCTCATGCCGACAGTCACTTGCGAGAAGTCCGGGTCGTGCTGCTGGATTCGTCGACCCTCCAGAGCTTCCTGACCGCCTGGCGCCAACGCTGGCCGCTGGAAGACGGGTCAGCATGATCACCTCCGCCAGCAATCCGCGCGTCAAATGGGTCAGAGGTCTGCAGACACGCCGCAGCAGCCGATCGGGCGAAGCG
The window above is part of the Anaerolineales bacterium genome. Proteins encoded here:
- a CDS encoding 50S ribosomal protein L35 — its product is MPRKATKTGKYKIKTHKATSKRFRRTAAGKLMRTKGGKSHLRRRKSARTKALLGEMIAVKGRSYRKRVARLAPTLSK
- the rplT gene encoding 50S ribosomal protein L20, which codes for MARVKGGIVTRRRHKKVLRMTRGMYGSRHLLFRRANEAMMKSLWYAYRDRRTRKRDLRRLWIARINAAARLRGTTYSRLIHDLKAADIRINRKMLADLAVRDPATFAAVVSAAQP
- a CDS encoding macro domain-containing protein — its product is MSRLVAHLDLPTGQRLELRQGDLTLESVDAIVNAANAGLQHGGGLAGALARRGGPIVQLQSDRWLAENGPIDHERPAVTGAGNLPCRFLIHAVGPVWGEGNEEVQLEAAVRTALETADRLGAASVALPAISTGIFGFPAERAAPVLLKQAERTLQAHADSHLREVRVVLLDSSTLQSFLTAWRQRWPLEDGSA